A window of Thermococcus aggregans contains these coding sequences:
- a CDS encoding glycosyltransferase family 4 protein, translating to MILIMPYTSNPSWGVENVAYNIVEGLKKIERDLERKDISITIVSDKGNSPRPKTEKLSSRLELISYKLLPPITFFGDVENAFMAIKYLKNHIINADIVHSHDALFSLQFTKLYPKKLLIHHFHSMARDIVPLINSTYLKFSFIILDYRLRALAKSQNIRYVAISQLEKKDINTFFGIPLEHISVIHNPISSDFFEVNKNEENGVIFFPARLIPRKNHPNLIKALGILKSMGVSNFRLILTGVPEDMQYYEEISHLISKLKLQENVMFLGKISRKVLLQYYSKASIVVIPSFRENFSLIAIESMATGTPVVASPVGIVPEAIIPGKNGFIINPRDPKDIAEKLRILLEDNKKRRSMGKNAKKTAEKWRSKNIARDLIKLWEGIS from the coding sequence GTGATCCTCATAATGCCGTATACGAGTAATCCCTCATGGGGTGTCGAAAACGTTGCATATAACATCGTGGAAGGGCTTAAAAAAATCGAAAGAGACTTGGAGAGAAAAGATATTTCAATTACAATTGTCTCGGATAAAGGGAACTCACCTAGACCAAAAACTGAAAAACTAAGTTCAAGGCTAGAATTAATATCTTATAAGTTGCTTCCGCCGATAACTTTCTTTGGGGATGTAGAGAATGCGTTTATGGCTATCAAGTATCTCAAGAATCACATAATAAATGCTGATATTGTCCATAGTCATGATGCTCTTTTCTCTCTTCAGTTCACGAAGTTGTATCCTAAAAAGCTACTCATCCACCATTTCCACTCTATGGCTCGGGATATAGTCCCACTTATTAACTCGACGTATCTAAAATTTTCCTTTATTATTCTTGATTATAGACTCAGAGCATTAGCTAAAAGTCAAAATATAAGATATGTGGCAATTTCTCAGTTAGAAAAGAAAGATATCAATACGTTTTTTGGAATTCCATTGGAACACATTAGTGTAATTCACAATCCAATTTCCAGTGATTTTTTTGAAGTTAATAAAAATGAGGAGAATGGAGTGATATTTTTCCCCGCAAGATTAATTCCTAGAAAAAATCATCCAAACCTAATAAAAGCTCTTGGAATACTAAAATCAATGGGCGTTTCTAATTTTAGGCTTATTCTTACCGGGGTTCCTGAAGATATGCAATATTATGAAGAAATCTCACATCTTATTAGTAAACTTAAATTGCAGGAAAATGTTATGTTTCTAGGAAAAATCTCTAGGAAAGTCCTACTTCAATATTATTCAAAAGCTTCTATTGTAGTTATCCCATCATTTAGAGAAAATTTTTCTCTTATTGCGATAGAAAGCATGGCAACAGGAACGCCCGTTGTTGCATCCCCTGTAGGTATTGTTCCTGAGGCAATAATTCCTGGGAAAAATGGATTTATAATAAACCCAAGAGATCCAAAAGACATAGCAGAAAAACTCAGAATATTGCTTGAAGATAACAAAAAACGCAGAAGTATGGGAAAAAATGCTAAAAAAACAGCAGAAAAATGGAGAAGCAAGAACATTGCTAGAGATCTGATAAAACTGTGGGAAGGAATCTCATGA
- a CDS encoding alkaline phosphatase family protein encodes MPSPKKVVIIGLDGANKTTARLVGIDTELHDFISTIPPYTPPSWTSILTGVNPAKHGIIGWQKVDLERNKVSLFTSLDVKYPRLSEILDIANLKSVLINLPMTYPFNGIRKRENTIIISDWAAPKQAIFPQKLEEKYREYLIDPPHEWAKYGKKEYPRRVKEYTETRMNLYYDLLERDDWNLYFIVFSETDWFSHIFPEILEGENTHIVTPTFKLIREFIETAKSMADFLFIVSDHGFEVKNKVFYVNEVLAENGFIRYNKTKARIVNIIKNNVPKEILNKVLTKAGKSASVVSYIAQKADAFMVEPANWGIYVRDKSQTPKVKNALKKYDEIFDVIEFKLLHKGPYLKRMPDLIVIPKKGVEFSHELKGKITEKTCKGDHEIHGVFSVYGEQVKEHIEFEKLPRVYDIVPTVLHIFGLPILGDIDGKVLGEIFEETSEFAKKKPKYVDLSYYGIKQEKINQKHFKKLIKII; translated from the coding sequence ATGCCTTCCCCAAAAAAGGTTGTCATCATTGGTCTTGATGGTGCGAACAAAACAACTGCAAGGCTTGTTGGAATAGATACAGAACTCCATGACTTTATATCAACCATACCCCCATACACTCCCCCTTCATGGACATCGATTCTTACTGGGGTAAATCCTGCTAAACACGGTATTATAGGTTGGCAGAAGGTTGATCTAGAGCGCAATAAAGTTAGTTTATTTACATCCCTGGATGTTAAGTACCCCCGCCTCTCGGAGATTTTAGATATAGCAAATTTGAAGAGTGTTTTAATAAACCTCCCTATGACATATCCATTCAATGGGATTAGGAAGAGAGAAAACACTATTATTATCTCTGACTGGGCCGCTCCAAAGCAGGCTATTTTTCCCCAAAAGTTGGAGGAGAAATACAGAGAGTATCTTATTGACCCTCCCCATGAATGGGCCAAATACGGGAAGAAGGAGTATCCCAGAAGAGTCAAGGAATATACTGAGACTCGGATGAACCTTTACTATGATCTACTTGAGAGAGACGACTGGAACTTATATTTCATCGTTTTCAGCGAGACGGATTGGTTTTCCCATATATTTCCCGAGATACTGGAAGGTGAAAACACCCACATAGTCACCCCAACTTTCAAGTTGATACGTGAATTCATCGAGACGGCAAAATCAATGGCGGATTTCCTGTTTATAGTTAGCGATCATGGCTTTGAAGTTAAGAACAAGGTCTTTTACGTAAATGAGGTCTTGGCAGAAAATGGGTTCATAAGATACAATAAAACCAAGGCCCGGATTGTGAATATTATCAAAAACAACGTTCCAAAGGAAATATTGAACAAGGTTCTCACCAAAGCCGGAAAATCTGCAAGTGTTGTCAGTTACATAGCACAAAAGGCGGATGCATTCATGGTGGAACCTGCTAACTGGGGAATTTACGTGAGAGACAAGAGTCAAACTCCTAAAGTCAAAAACGCTCTGAAAAAATACGATGAAATTTTTGATGTCATTGAATTTAAACTGCTTCACAAGGGACCATACTTGAAGAGAATGCCTGATCTTATTGTAATCCCCAAAAAAGGAGTCGAGTTCTCCCATGAACTTAAGGGAAAGATAACTGAGAAGACATGCAAGGGTGATCATGAGATACACGGAGTATTCTCTGTATATGGAGAGCAGGTAAAAGAACATATTGAGTTTGAGAAACTTCCTCGGGTATATGACATCGTTCCAACGGTGCTTCATATATTTGGACTGCCAATTCTAGGGGACATAGACGGAAAGGTTTTAGGGGAGATTTTTGAAGAAACTTCAGAATTCGCAAAGAAGAAACCCAAATACGTAGATTTAAGCTACTATGGCATAAAACAGGAAAAGATAAATCAAAAACATTTCAAAAAATTAATCAAAATAATATGA
- a CDS encoding glycosyltransferase, which translates to MRILTIAPFYRFFIKDFTEALSKHVDKIDVLVHHNYLSELAPYMPFSYFRHVEKFSRKNLVDLTGLPPNVRVHVVSTVYFTPDGRNTKLGDKLAKLFDRYIKRHKIEFDLIHAHFTWPSGYAGVKVAREYGVPSVITIHENRDWFLKEYKSRNEKIYWAWRNADALIRVNKVDIPLLREFNRNVFHVPNGFNPRRLPFVDKGMARNHLGIPKDTKVLFGLGNLIERKGFHYLIDAMSLVAKERRDVVCFIGGSGPLRNTLQNQINKLGLQEHVKLLGFVPDDQLALWMNAADLFVLPSLSEGNPTVMFEALGVGLPFVGTAVGGVPEIITSEDYGLLCPPADPECLAEKILIALEKEWDREKIRKYAEQFTWENIARQIIRVCSEVTR; encoded by the coding sequence ATGAGAATCCTAACAATCGCCCCGTTCTATAGATTTTTTATTAAGGACTTTACAGAGGCACTTTCTAAACATGTGGACAAGATAGATGTGTTAGTCCACCACAACTACCTTTCCGAGCTCGCTCCGTATATGCCCTTCTCTTACTTCAGGCACGTTGAGAAGTTCTCCAGGAAAAACCTTGTGGATTTGACTGGACTCCCTCCCAATGTCAGAGTTCACGTTGTTTCTACGGTTTACTTCACGCCAGACGGGAGGAACACTAAACTTGGTGACAAGCTTGCCAAGCTCTTTGACCGTTATATTAAAAGGCACAAGATTGAGTTTGATTTAATTCACGCCCACTTCACATGGCCTAGTGGATATGCTGGTGTGAAGGTGGCGAGAGAGTATGGAGTTCCGTCCGTAATCACTATTCACGAGAATAGAGACTGGTTTCTTAAGGAATATAAGTCCAGAAATGAAAAAATCTACTGGGCTTGGAGGAACGCAGATGCATTGATACGGGTTAATAAAGTGGATATTCCACTCCTCAGAGAGTTCAACAGGAACGTTTTCCACGTTCCCAACGGTTTTAACCCGAGGAGGCTACCCTTTGTTGATAAGGGGATGGCGCGAAATCATTTGGGGATACCTAAGGATACCAAGGTGCTTTTTGGCCTTGGAAACCTGATAGAGCGGAAGGGCTTTCACTACCTTATCGATGCAATGTCCCTTGTTGCTAAAGAGCGCAGAGATGTTGTGTGCTTCATTGGCGGAAGCGGCCCACTAAGAAACACACTACAAAATCAGATAAATAAACTCGGCCTTCAGGAGCACGTGAAACTGCTCGGCTTCGTCCCAGATGACCAGCTTGCCCTCTGGATGAATGCCGCTGATTTGTTCGTCCTGCCGAGCTTGAGCGAGGGGAACCCCACGGTGATGTTCGAAGCTTTGGGAGTTGGCCTGCCATTCGTTGGGACTGCAGTTGGCGGTGTCCCCGAGATAATAACCTCCGAGGATTACGGTTTGCTGTGCCCACCAGCTGACCCTGAGTGCCTCGCGGAGAAAATTTTAATAGCCCTTGAAAAGGAGTGGGACAGGGAGAAGATAAGGAAGTATGCGGAACAGTTTACTTGGGAGAATATTGCGAGACAGATTATAAGAGTTTGCTCAGAAGTGACAAGGTGA
- the galU gene encoding UTP--glucose-1-phosphate uridylyltransferase GalU, whose protein sequence is MKVKKAVIPAAGLGTRLLPLTKSMPKEMLPIVDRPAIHYVVEEAVKSGIDDILIITGKGKRAIEDYFDRSFELEFYLKEKGKLEELKQVEEIGEMVDIYYVRQKKPLGLGDAIRYAEKHVNGEPFAVLLGDDIIISEKPAIKQLMEVHSRFECTVLGVERVAWGDVEKYGIISGSPVEEGVYTVSALVEKPKREEAPSNIAIIGRYILEPEIFDALREVEPDERGEVQLTDALGLLLRKGYGIIAKEISGKRYDIGTPEGWLRANRELGAG, encoded by the coding sequence GTGAAGGTCAAAAAAGCAGTCATTCCAGCGGCGGGTTTGGGAACTAGGTTGTTGCCACTAACCAAGTCAATGCCAAAGGAGATGCTTCCAATTGTTGATAGGCCCGCTATTCACTATGTCGTTGAGGAGGCCGTAAAATCTGGAATCGATGATATCCTCATAATAACTGGAAAGGGAAAGAGAGCCATAGAGGACTACTTCGACAGGAGCTTCGAGCTGGAATTTTACCTTAAAGAGAAGGGAAAGCTTGAAGAGCTAAAGCAGGTAGAGGAAATTGGCGAGATGGTTGACATTTATTATGTTAGACAAAAAAAGCCCCTCGGCCTCGGCGATGCCATAAGGTACGCGGAGAAGCACGTGAACGGGGAACCATTTGCGGTGTTACTTGGAGACGACATTATCATTAGTGAAAAGCCCGCAATAAAACAGCTGATGGAAGTCCATTCGCGGTTTGAATGCACGGTGCTGGGAGTCGAGAGGGTTGCATGGGGAGACGTTGAGAAGTATGGGATTATCTCAGGGAGTCCAGTTGAGGAAGGCGTCTATACGGTAAGTGCACTTGTGGAAAAACCCAAGAGGGAAGAGGCTCCAAGTAACATTGCAATAATTGGAAGGTACATCCTTGAGCCGGAGATCTTTGATGCATTAAGAGAAGTCGAGCCCGACGAGAGAGGAGAGGTACAGCTCACGGATGCACTGGGTTTATTGTTGAGGAAGGGTTATGGAATAATAGCCAAGGAAATTTCTGGAAAGAGGTACGACATCGGAACTCCCGAAGGGTGGTTGAGGGCTAACAGGGAACTGGGGGCGGGGTGA
- a CDS encoding UDP-glucose dehydrogenase family protein — MRISIVGSGYVGLVSGMGFVKLGNEVIFVDVDEKKIKMINNAQPPIYEEGLEELMREFRGKYRATKDYREAILNSDVTFIAVGTPSREDGSIDLTYVEEAAKEIGKALKEKDDYHVVVVKSTVLPGTTDEVVRPILEKHSGKKAFQDFGLAMNPEFLREGVALKDFLNPDRIVIGIQDEKTKKVLEELYKPIDAPKLFTDIKTAEMIKYASNAFLATKISFANEIGNICKKLGVDSWKVFEGVGLDHRISPHFFRTGIGWGGSCFPKDVKALIRKAEEVGEEPIILKAVVEVNERQPLKLIELLKKHVPELRGKTIGVLGLAFKPNTDDVRETRAYIIVKKLLEEKAKVVAYDPKAMKNFKHFYPDVGEKIEYARSAADVLKATDVILIVTEWPEFEKLDYSGKIVIDGRRVRNAEETARVYEGVCW; from the coding sequence ATGCGCATCTCGATCGTTGGTTCAGGTTACGTTGGTCTTGTGAGTGGGATGGGTTTTGTTAAGCTTGGGAATGAGGTTATCTTTGTGGACGTTGACGAGAAAAAAATCAAAATGATAAACAACGCTCAACCCCCGATTTACGAGGAGGGCCTCGAAGAACTCATGAGAGAATTCAGGGGGAAGTATAGGGCAACAAAAGACTACCGCGAGGCAATTCTCAACTCGGACGTGACTTTTATCGCCGTTGGAACACCTTCGAGAGAAGACGGTTCAATCGACCTTACCTACGTTGAAGAGGCAGCAAAGGAAATTGGCAAGGCGTTAAAAGAAAAAGACGACTACCACGTTGTTGTTGTGAAAAGTACTGTTCTTCCAGGAACAACCGATGAAGTAGTGCGGCCGATTTTAGAGAAGCATTCGGGCAAGAAAGCCTTCCAGGATTTTGGGCTTGCAATGAACCCAGAGTTCCTCCGCGAGGGTGTGGCCTTAAAGGACTTCCTCAACCCGGATAGAATCGTCATCGGCATCCAGGACGAGAAAACAAAAAAGGTTTTAGAAGAACTCTACAAGCCCATAGACGCTCCCAAGCTCTTCACGGACATTAAGACGGCCGAGATGATTAAGTACGCCTCCAATGCCTTTCTCGCGACAAAAATCAGTTTCGCCAACGAGATTGGGAACATCTGCAAAAAGCTTGGTGTTGACTCGTGGAAGGTGTTTGAGGGAGTTGGTTTAGACCACAGAATTAGTCCGCACTTCTTCAGGACGGGAATAGGCTGGGGCGGCTCATGCTTCCCGAAGGACGTTAAAGCACTCATCAGGAAGGCGGAGGAGGTTGGAGAGGAGCCGATTATACTCAAGGCCGTTGTTGAAGTCAATGAGAGGCAACCACTAAAACTCATTGAACTCCTCAAGAAGCATGTCCCCGAGCTGAGGGGTAAAACCATTGGCGTTCTCGGTTTGGCTTTCAAGCCGAATACGGATGATGTGAGGGAGACGAGGGCGTACATCATAGTCAAAAAACTGCTTGAAGAGAAGGCAAAGGTTGTTGCCTACGATCCCAAGGCAATGAAAAACTTTAAGCACTTCTATCCTGATGTTGGCGAGAAGATTGAGTACGCTAGGTCTGCTGCTGATGTTCTCAAGGCTACGGATGTCATTCTAATCGTAACCGAGTGGCCCGAGTTTGAGAAGCTTGATTACTCTGGTAAAATCGTGATTGATGGAAGGCGTGTGAGGAATGCTGAGGAAACCGCTAGGGTTTACGAGGGGGTGTGCTGGTGA
- the pssE gene encoding PssE/Cps14G family polysaccharide biosynthesis glycosyltransferase yields MIFVTVGNSNIGFERLIRAMDALAPKLPYEVIMQIGSSSYIPKNARWFRYADYETMLEHFKNAKVIVTHAGAGTILDILMLGKKPIVVPRLKKFGEHIDDHQLEIVRALEERGLVIPVYDIQKLGEAILDALDSNLKARPRRKTPPRLVRIIAELVNNVGGI; encoded by the coding sequence ATGATATTCGTTACTGTGGGGAACTCAAACATAGGATTTGAGAGACTAATAAGGGCTATGGATGCACTCGCCCCCAAATTGCCGTATGAAGTTATAATGCAGATTGGTTCAAGCTCTTACATCCCAAAAAACGCGAGGTGGTTTAGATACGCAGACTATGAAACAATGCTCGAACATTTCAAAAATGCTAAAGTAATAGTAACCCACGCAGGTGCCGGAACGATACTTGATATTCTTATGCTGGGGAAAAAACCTATAGTCGTGCCGAGGTTGAAAAAGTTTGGAGAACATATAGACGACCACCAGCTGGAGATAGTTAGGGCATTGGAGGAGAGAGGGTTGGTAATACCAGTTTACGATATCCAGAAACTTGGGGAGGCCATATTGGATGCACTAGATTCAAACCTAAAAGCCCGTCCAAGAAGAAAAACACCCCCACGTCTTGTTAGGATCATCGCTGAGCTCGTTAACAATGTTGGGGGGATATAA
- the pssD gene encoding PssD/Cps14F family polysaccharide biosynthesis glycosyltransferase, whose amino-acid sequence MKLLAACESGGHLTQMTYILKHLRELREDINIVLVTEDSKRTKNLKSYSLFDEVYLLETSGYKNKYLRYLHAFSPTVFIKVLRILKKERPDVIISTAGWVSIPAFILSKVVFGIPTIYIHSWSRVTKKSDSGRILYYFSDVFIVQWPQLLEKYGKKARYFGGIL is encoded by the coding sequence ATGAAACTCCTAGCCGCCTGTGAAAGTGGGGGACATCTGACACAGATGACATACATATTGAAACACCTGAGAGAACTGAGGGAAGACATTAATATCGTTTTAGTAACTGAGGACAGCAAAAGGACAAAAAACCTGAAAAGTTATAGCCTATTCGATGAAGTTTACCTCTTAGAGACTAGTGGATACAAAAACAAATACCTGAGATACCTTCATGCATTCAGCCCGACCGTTTTTATCAAAGTTCTAAGGATCCTTAAAAAAGAACGGCCGGATGTTATAATTTCTACCGCAGGGTGGGTTTCAATTCCAGCTTTTATCCTCTCAAAGGTCGTGTTTGGCATACCCACGATTTATATTCACTCATGGTCAAGGGTTACTAAAAAATCTGACAGTGGCAGGATTCTGTACTACTTCTCGGATGTCTTCATAGTTCAGTGGCCCCAGCTTCTGGAAAAGTACGGCAAAAAAGCACGATATTTCGGGGGGATACTATGA
- a CDS encoding class I SAM-dependent methyltransferase, with the protein MRIVDPNSIYRTVAKAKINRAMYLVDILRKNIPKDFKINRYLDAGGADGTNAYIFGRELNANEIWVLDIQRYQTQYDNVKYIVGDIRALPFENGYFDLVTAISVIEHVKERDKAIKECCRVLRPGGLLFIQIPNLKFPVDLHTGMFNPYLLPSPLRRRYVKAMGHEHWLEHVFKVSPGDIIKEAEAQGCNLVYTERIIYTEELIPNKLRAIYNLLKRLKVLDVMPLGFVLIFKKLEKCAGGN; encoded by the coding sequence ATGAGGATTGTTGACCCAAATTCGATATACAGAACAGTAGCAAAAGCAAAAATAAACCGTGCTATGTACCTTGTGGATATTCTTAGAAAGAATATTCCCAAGGATTTCAAGATAAACAGGTATCTTGACGCTGGAGGTGCCGATGGAACAAACGCTTACATTTTTGGCAGAGAGTTAAATGCTAATGAAATATGGGTGCTGGATATACAAAGGTATCAAACACAATATGACAATGTTAAATACATTGTTGGTGATATCCGAGCTCTCCCATTTGAGAATGGTTACTTTGACTTAGTTACAGCAATTTCTGTAATCGAACATGTGAAAGAAAGAGATAAGGCCATTAAAGAATGTTGCAGGGTTCTTAGGCCTGGGGGTTTACTGTTTATCCAGATTCCAAATCTTAAGTTTCCAGTTGATTTGCATACTGGAATGTTCAACCCATATCTTCTCCCTTCTCCGCTCAGAAGACGATATGTTAAAGCTATGGGGCATGAACATTGGCTTGAACATGTGTTTAAAGTTTCTCCGGGGGATATCATAAAAGAAGCGGAGGCTCAAGGGTGCAATTTAGTATATACTGAGAGAATAATTTATACAGAAGAGTTGATACCAAATAAACTTAGAGCAATTTATAATCTTTTAAAACGCCTTAAAGTTCTTGATGTTATGCCATTGGGGTTCGTGTTGATCTTTAAGAAATTAGAAAAATGCGCTGGAGGTAACTAA